TATTTCTTTGCAATTTCAGCCGGGGCAATTACCACAGCCGATGCGCCATCTGTGATCGGGGAACAATCAAAGACTCTCAAGGGGTCTGCAACCATCAGGGAATTTGTTACAGTTTCAATTGAAATTTCATTCTGGAACTGCGCTTTTGGATTCATTGTCCCATTGTGGTGGTTTTTCACAGCCACTGCTGCCAGCTGTTCCTGTGTTGTTCCATATTTATGCATGTGAAGCCTTGCGATCATAGCATACAGTCCGGGGAATGTTGCGCCCATAATACCTTCCCATTCCCTGTCAGCAGCTGCTGCAAGAGCATCCGTTGTTGTCTCAACACCCACATCGGTCATTTTCTCAGCTCCCCCTGCTACCACAATATCATGGTAACCCGATGCTACCGCAAGGATACCCTGGCGTAATGCAAGCCCGCCCGATGCGCATGCTGCTTCCACGCGCGTTGAAGGGACATTAAGGCTTGCAAGGCCGGAATAATCCGCAATAAGCGCTCCGAGATGCTCCTGTTCGATGAACCGTCCGCCGCTCATATTTCCCACATAAAGCGCATCGATCTTCCCGCCCTGGACATTGGCATCTTCTATTGCGCTCACCCCGGCCTCCACAAACAACTCCCTGAAGGATTTATCCCATAATTCGCCGAATTCCGTACATCCGACTCCGATAATTGCCACATCTCTCATTATTTCACCTTGTTTGATTTATCCGATTTTATAATTTAATTTTACCTTTATGTCTTGCATAGGTCGCATAATTGATATATACAGGATTTGCCAGCAATGTTTCAACGCCCGGTGCCCTGTTTCGTATTTCATCGATCCTGTCAGTCACCGTAAAGCTGAATGCATCGCTTCCGGCGCCTGAACCGAAAGAAGTCATGAATATCCGGTCTCCTGCTTTTGCAATATCGAGAGTTGCCGCAAGTCCCATCATGCATGAACCCGAATATGTATTTCCAAGACGCGGAACAACAAGTCCGGGTTTTATCTGCTCACCGGTAAAACCAAGCATCTTTGCAACGCGGGTTGGGAACTTGCCGTTTGGCTGGTGGAATATTGCATAATTGTAATCCGAAGGTTTTGTGCCCATTCTTTTCATAAGGCCCTCGGCAGCAGATGAGACATGTTTGAAGTACCCCGGTTCTCCCGTGAATCTTCCCCCGTGTTCGGGATAAGGCATTCCTTCTC
Above is a window of Candidatus Methanoperedens sp. DNA encoding:
- a CDS encoding thiolase domain-containing protein encodes the protein MRDVAIIGVGCTEFGELWDKSFRELFVEAGVSAIEDANVQGGKIDALYVGNMSGGRFIEQEHLGALIADYSGLASLNVPSTRVEAACASGGLALRQGILAVASGYHDIVVAGGAEKMTDVGVETTTDALAAAADREWEGIMGATFPGLYAMIARLHMHKYGTTQEQLAAVAVKNHHNGTMNPKAQFQNEISIETVTNSLMVADPLRVFDCSPITDGASAVVIAPAEIAKKYCDTPVYVKASAQASGTISLHDRPDITTLDATVAAANWAYKMAKLKPKDISFAEVHDCFTIAEICAIEDLGFVKKGEGGPATESGMTALGGKVPINPSGGLKACGHPVGATGVKQAVEITLQLRGEAGKRQINGAKIGLTHNVGGSGGTAVVHIFGREK